A single window of Intrasporangium calvum DSM 43043 DNA harbors:
- the hemW gene encoding radical SAM family heme chaperone HemW, with product MPPSSLPDGEPVPASGELPGSALAGLATTDLGIYVHVPFCSVRCGYCDFNTYTLTELGPRDGSAAAIGLDTYADAALAELDLARRVLGDAALPVSTVFVGGGTPTMLRSADLVRVLSGIRERFGLTPGAEVTTEANPDSVTPESLAELAVGGFTRVSLGMQSAVPHVLATLERTHDPDNVARAVEAVRAVGMQVSLDLIYGTPGESLADWRRSLEAAVAMGPDHVSAYALVVEDGTKLAGQVRRGQVPMPEDDDEADKYELADELLTRAGYQWYEVSNWARSDGARCRHNLAYWSGANWWGVGPGAHSHVGGVRWWNAKHPAAYAARLVAGGSPALAREILSGDQRYDETVLLGTRIVDGLPLDVLRGSGRAAVAGLIADGLVDGPAAVGDGRVVLTRRGRLLADTVVHRLIAW from the coding sequence ATGCCGCCCAGTTCCCTTCCCGACGGAGAGCCGGTTCCTGCATCCGGCGAGCTCCCCGGCTCGGCCTTGGCGGGCCTCGCGACGACCGACCTGGGCATCTATGTCCACGTGCCGTTCTGCTCGGTGCGGTGCGGCTACTGCGACTTCAACACCTACACGCTGACCGAGCTCGGCCCCCGTGACGGCTCCGCAGCTGCCATCGGCCTCGACACCTACGCCGACGCGGCCCTGGCCGAGCTGGACCTGGCCCGCCGCGTCCTGGGGGACGCGGCGCTCCCGGTGTCGACGGTGTTCGTCGGTGGCGGGACGCCGACGATGTTGAGGTCAGCCGACCTCGTGAGGGTGCTCAGCGGCATACGGGAGCGCTTCGGCCTCACGCCCGGGGCGGAGGTCACGACGGAGGCCAACCCCGACTCGGTGACGCCGGAGTCACTGGCCGAGCTCGCGGTCGGCGGCTTCACCAGGGTGTCCCTCGGCATGCAGTCGGCCGTTCCGCACGTCCTGGCGACGCTCGAGAGGACCCACGACCCCGACAACGTCGCTCGGGCCGTCGAAGCCGTCCGTGCCGTGGGAATGCAGGTGAGCCTCGACCTGATCTACGGGACGCCGGGCGAGTCCCTGGCTGACTGGCGGCGGAGCCTCGAGGCCGCGGTCGCGATGGGGCCGGACCACGTCTCCGCGTACGCGCTGGTCGTCGAGGACGGCACCAAGCTGGCGGGTCAGGTGCGGCGGGGGCAGGTGCCCATGCCGGAGGACGACGACGAGGCCGACAAGTACGAGCTGGCCGACGAGCTGCTGACCAGGGCCGGCTACCAGTGGTACGAGGTGAGCAACTGGGCCCGCTCCGACGGCGCCCGGTGCCGGCACAACCTCGCCTACTGGTCCGGCGCGAACTGGTGGGGCGTCGGCCCCGGCGCTCACAGCCACGTGGGCGGGGTGCGCTGGTGGAACGCGAAGCACCCGGCCGCGTATGCCGCCCGGCTGGTCGCGGGAGGGTCGCCCGCCCTGGCGCGCGAGATCCTCAGCGGTGACCAGCGCTACGACGAGACTGTGCTGCTCGGCACACGGATCGTGGACGGTCTGCCCCTCGATGTTCTGCGAGGATCAGGGCGTGCGGCCGTGGCCGGACTCATCGCGGACGGGCTCGTCGACGGGCCTGCGGCGGTGGGTGATGGTCGGGTCGTGCTGACCAGGAGGGGCCGACTGCTCGCCGACACGGTCGTGCACCGGCTGATCGCGTGGTGA
- a CDS encoding peptidylprolyl isomerase codes for MAGEGEWIARIVTTCGPVEVLLDGSRAPAGVASFLELARSGYYDDSGSISIRSVTVQPR; via the coding sequence TTGGCCGGGGAAGGGGAATGGATCGCGCGGATCGTCACGACCTGCGGACCGGTCGAGGTGCTCCTCGACGGGAGCAGGGCACCTGCCGGCGTCGCATCGTTCCTCGAGCTGGCTCGCTCCGGCTACTACGACGACAGCGGGTCCATCAGCATCCGTTCGGTCACCGTCCAGCCCCGCTGA
- a CDS encoding iron chaperone, whose translation MTATKRTSETTRASASGGFTAEERAAMQERAKEVKAARRRPGAAQEADQLAEVLAKIAAMADVDRVLAERVHAIITTAAPELTPRTWYGMPAYAKDGKVLAFFQDAAKFKARYATLGFNDSARLDDGEMWPTSFAITELTPEVEQRIGDLVRRAAG comes from the coding sequence ATGACTGCGACGAAGAGGACCAGCGAGACGACGCGGGCGAGCGCCAGCGGAGGCTTCACCGCCGAGGAGCGGGCGGCGATGCAGGAACGCGCCAAGGAGGTGAAGGCCGCGCGACGTCGCCCGGGCGCGGCACAGGAGGCTGACCAGCTCGCCGAGGTGCTGGCCAAGATCGCCGCGATGGCGGATGTCGACCGGGTCCTCGCCGAACGGGTCCATGCCATCATCACGACGGCGGCTCCGGAGCTGACGCCGCGCACCTGGTACGGCATGCCGGCCTACGCCAAGGACGGCAAGGTGCTCGCGTTCTTCCAGGACGCAGCGAAGTTCAAGGCGCGCTACGCCACGCTGGGCTTCAATGACTCGGCGCGGCTCGACGACGGCGAGATGTGGCCGACGTCCTTCGCCATCACCGAGCTCACCCCGGAGGTGGAGCAGCGGATCGGCGACCTCGTGAGGCGCGCCGCGGGCTGA
- a CDS encoding tyrosine-protein phosphatase translates to MHQPHWIDLPGVVNMRDLGGLPTVSGEVVRFRRLLRSDNLQDLPETSVAALLEEYGLSDVIDLRTHVEVAREGEGPLRATSVRHHHLTLYREDSDESGIPAAERALPWEKDEADAAMLRERRSEHHPSHDEFWSGHYLSYLATRPDSVMAALHAVANSEGAAIVHCAAGKDRTGTIVGLVLKMVGVPDDVVIADFAASAQKVAAILERLRSKPAYADNLKNKTIAQQSPTTDTMRMLLDALEARHGGVHGWLKEQGWTQADTDRMRRKLLD, encoded by the coding sequence GTGCACCAACCCCACTGGATCGACCTGCCGGGCGTCGTCAACATGCGCGACCTCGGTGGCCTGCCCACCGTGAGCGGCGAGGTCGTCCGGTTCCGGCGGCTGTTGCGGTCCGACAACCTGCAGGACCTGCCCGAGACGTCCGTCGCCGCCCTCCTCGAAGAGTACGGCCTGAGCGACGTCATCGACCTGCGGACCCACGTCGAGGTGGCCCGCGAGGGCGAGGGGCCGCTTCGCGCCACGTCCGTGCGCCATCACCACCTGACTCTCTACCGGGAGGACAGCGACGAGTCGGGCATCCCCGCCGCTGAGCGGGCCCTGCCCTGGGAGAAGGACGAGGCCGACGCCGCGATGCTGCGTGAGCGGCGCAGTGAGCACCACCCGAGCCACGACGAGTTCTGGTCCGGGCACTACCTGTCCTACCTCGCGACGCGCCCCGACTCGGTCATGGCCGCCCTGCACGCCGTCGCCAACAGCGAGGGCGCTGCCATCGTCCACTGCGCCGCCGGCAAGGACCGCACCGGCACCATCGTCGGCCTCGTCCTCAAGATGGTCGGCGTCCCCGACGACGTGGTGATCGCCGACTTCGCGGCGTCGGCACAGAAAGTCGCGGCCATCCTCGAGCGGCTGCGCAGCAAGCCGGCCTACGCCGACAACCTCAAGAACAAGACCATCGCCCAACAGTCACCGACCACGGACACGATGCGGATGCTGCTCGACGCCCTCGAGGCCCGCCACGGTGGGGTCCATGGTTGGCTCAAGGAGCAGGGCTGGACCCAGGCCGACACCGACCGGATGCGTCGCAAGCTGCTCGACTGA
- the lepA gene encoding translation elongation factor 4: MARTALAPHATPPELIRNFCIIAHIDHGKSTLADRMLQLTGVVDARAMRAQYLDRMDIERERGITIKSQAVRMPWMVTDATGSDITYALNMIDTPGHVDFTYEVSRSLAACEGAVLLVDAAQGIEAQTLANLYLAMENDLTIIPVLNKIDLPAAQPEKYAEELARLIGGDPADCLRVSGKTGEGVEELLEKIVATIPHPLGDADAPARAMIFDSVYDTYRGVVTYVRVVDGNLNPRERIVMMSTRATHELLEIGVISPEPVPSKGLGVGEVGYLITGVKDVRQSRVGDTVTNASKPASKDLGGYRDPKPMVFSGLYPIDGSDYPDLRDALDRLKLNDAALVYEPETSAALGFGFRVGFLGLLHLEIVRERLEREFNLDLISTQPNVVYDVTLDDGKEIHVTNPSEFPEGKIATVSEPIVRATVLAPSEFVGAIMELCQQKRGQLRGMDYLSEDRVEMRYTLPLAEIVFDFFDQLKSRTRGYASLDYEPDGEQIADLVKVQILLQGESVDAFSAIVHKDKAYSYGVMMASKLKELIPRQQFEVPIQAAIGSRVIARENIRAIRKDVLAKCYGGDISRKRKLLEKQKEGKKRMKMVGRVEVPQEAFIAALSSDAAGDKAKK, from the coding sequence ATGGCCCGTACCGCGCTTGCGCCCCACGCAACGCCGCCCGAGCTGATCCGCAACTTCTGCATCATTGCGCACATCGACCATGGCAAGTCGACCCTCGCGGACCGCATGCTCCAGCTGACCGGTGTCGTCGATGCCCGCGCCATGCGTGCGCAGTACCTCGACCGGATGGACATCGAGCGCGAGCGCGGCATCACGATCAAGAGCCAGGCCGTGCGCATGCCCTGGATGGTGACGGACGCCACCGGCAGCGACATCACCTACGCGCTCAACATGATCGACACCCCCGGTCACGTCGACTTCACCTACGAGGTGTCGCGCAGCCTCGCCGCCTGCGAGGGCGCCGTCCTGCTCGTCGACGCCGCCCAGGGGATCGAGGCCCAGACCCTCGCCAACCTCTACCTGGCGATGGAGAACGACCTGACGATCATCCCCGTCCTCAACAAGATCGACCTGCCCGCCGCGCAGCCGGAGAAGTACGCCGAGGAGCTGGCCAGGCTCATCGGCGGCGACCCGGCCGACTGCCTGCGCGTGTCCGGCAAGACCGGCGAGGGCGTCGAGGAGCTCCTCGAGAAGATCGTGGCCACGATCCCGCACCCCCTCGGCGACGCGGACGCGCCCGCCCGAGCGATGATCTTCGACTCGGTCTACGACACGTACCGTGGCGTGGTCACCTACGTGCGGGTGGTCGACGGCAACCTCAACCCGCGAGAGCGCATCGTCATGATGTCGACCCGGGCGACGCACGAGCTGCTCGAAATCGGCGTGATCAGCCCTGAGCCGGTTCCGTCGAAGGGTCTCGGCGTCGGTGAGGTGGGCTACCTCATCACCGGCGTCAAGGACGTGCGGCAGTCCCGGGTCGGCGACACGGTCACCAACGCGAGCAAGCCGGCCAGCAAGGACCTCGGCGGCTACCGGGACCCCAAGCCGATGGTCTTCTCCGGGCTCTACCCGATCGACGGGTCCGACTACCCCGATCTGCGCGACGCGCTCGACCGGCTCAAGCTCAACGACGCCGCGCTCGTCTACGAGCCCGAGACCTCCGCGGCGCTCGGCTTCGGCTTCCGGGTCGGCTTCCTCGGCCTGCTCCACCTCGAGATCGTCCGGGAGCGACTCGAGCGTGAGTTCAACCTCGACCTCATCTCCACCCAGCCCAACGTCGTCTACGACGTCACGTTGGACGACGGCAAGGAGATCCACGTCACCAACCCGAGCGAGTTCCCGGAGGGCAAGATCGCGACGGTGAGCGAGCCGATCGTCCGGGCGACGGTGCTGGCGCCGAGCGAGTTCGTCGGCGCCATCATGGAGCTCTGCCAGCAGAAACGGGGCCAGCTGCGGGGCATGGACTACCTGTCCGAGGACCGGGTCGAGATGCGCTACACCCTGCCGCTCGCCGAGATCGTCTTCGACTTCTTCGACCAGCTCAAGTCCCGCACCCGCGGCTACGCCTCTCTCGACTACGAGCCGGACGGCGAGCAGATTGCCGACCTCGTCAAGGTGCAGATCCTGCTGCAGGGCGAGTCCGTGGACGCGTTCTCCGCGATCGTCCACAAGGACAAGGCCTACTCGTACGGCGTCATGATGGCGTCCAAGCTCAAGGAGCTCATCCCCCGGCAGCAGTTCGAGGTGCCGATCCAGGCGGCGATCGGCTCGCGGGTCATTGCCCGCGAGAACATCCGCGCGATCCGCAAGGACGTGCTCGCCAAGTGCTACGGCGGCGACATCAGCCGCAAGCGCAAGCTGCTGGAGAAGCAGAAGGAGGGCAAGAAGCGGATGAAGATGGTCGGGCGCGTCGAGGTCCCGCAGGAGGCCTTCATCGCCGCGCTGTCCAGCGACGCCGCCGGGGACAAGGCCAAGAAGTAG